From the Danaus plexippus chromosome 5, MEX_DaPlex, whole genome shotgun sequence genome, one window contains:
- the LOC116769306 gene encoding saccharopine dehydrogenase-like oxidoreductase isoform X2: protein MSRLDLVIFGATGFTGKHAAMEMCHIVKKYPGMSWGVAGRSEGKLNNLLKEVSKKVDEDLSSVKVITAELSDEASLKAMTAQARVLVNCCGPYYLYGEPVVKASIDTKTHYVDVSGEPQFMERMQLVYGSAAREAGVFIISACGFDSIPNDLGVIFLQQNFGGTLNSVESYLSGEVPPEHSGGGVVNYGTWESLVHGMSHHNELPALRKKLYPEKLPTYRPKLKPRFVIHRRGGWCLPFPGSDSSVVFRTQRQLHAEGSRPAQVRTYVRLPSLVSALITMFVASVVFLMSKLSFTRSLLLAYPELFSLGAVRRGPSEDAIRNTRFRFELYGEGWSGDSGSPPDKKMTVRVSGVNPGYGATVHALLHSAITILRHRDRMPAQAGVLTPGAAFRNTDLIQRLCDHGLLFEVVRDQ from the exons ATGTCTCGTTTGGATCTCGTGATATTTGGCGCGACGGGCTTCACGGGGAAGCATGCCGCAATGGAGATGTGCCACATCGTCAAGAAGTATCCTGGCATGAGTTGGGGAGTGGCGGGTCGCTCAGAGGGCAAACTCAACAACTTGCTGAAAGAAGTATCCAAGAAAGTCG ACGAGGACTTGTCGTCGGTGAAGGTGATAACAGCGGAGTTGTCGGACGAGGCCTCTCTCAAGGCGATGACGGCCCAGGCCCGCGTGCTGGTCAACTGTTGCGGGCCTTACTACCTGTACGGGGAGCCTGTCGTCAAGGCCTCTATAGACACCAAGACACACTACGTGGACGTCAGCGGGGAGCCGCAG TTCATGGAGAGAATGCAGCTGGTGTACGGGTCGGCGGCGCGCGAGGCCGGCGTCTTCATTATCAGCGCCTGCGGCTTCGACAGCATCCCCAACGACCTCGGTGTCATCTTCCTGCAGCAAAATTTCGGAG GTACCTTGAACAGCGTGGAGTCCTACCTGTCAGGAGAGGTGCCTCCCGAACACAGCGGGGGCGGAGTCGTCAACTACGGGACCTGGGAGTCGCTTGTACACGG GATGTCGCACCACAACGAGCTGCCGGCGCTCAGGAAGAAACTGTACCCTGAGAAACTACCCACGTACAGACCCAAACTAAAGCCCAG ATTCGTGATCCATCGGCGCGGCGGCTGGTGCCTGCCGTTCCCGGGCTCCGACTCGTCGGTGGTGTTCCGTACACAGAGACAGCTCCATGCCGAGGGTTCGCGCCCGGCCCAGGTCCGCACGTACGTGAGGCTGCCGTCGCTGGTGTCGGCGCTGATCACCATGTTTGTGGCGAGCGTGGTGTTTCTCATGAGCAAGCTGTCCTTCACCCGCTCGTTGCTGCTCGCGTACCCGGAGCTGTTCTCGCTGGGCGCGGTCCGCCGCGGACCCTCCGAGGACGCTATACGGAACACCAGGTTCAGGTTCGAGCTGTACGGAGAGGGATGGAGCGGTGACAGCGGATCCCCGCCGGACAAGAAGATGACTGTCAGG GTGTCGGGAGTCAACCCCGGCTACGGCGCCACGGTCCACGCCCTGCTGCACTCCGCCATCACCATACTCAGGCACAGGGACCGGATGCCGGCGCA GGCGGGCGTGCTGACTCCCGGGGCGGCGTTCCGGAACACAGACCTCATACAGCGACTCTGCGACCACGGCCTGCTGTTCGAGGTCGTCCGCGACCAGTGA
- the LOC116769306 gene encoding saccharopine dehydrogenase-like oxidoreductase isoform X1, whose translation MHSNILCLRPFMRLLSKSGEMSRLDLVIFGATGFTGKHAAMEMCHIVKKYPGMSWGVAGRSEGKLNNLLKEVSKKVDEDLSSVKVITAELSDEASLKAMTAQARVLVNCCGPYYLYGEPVVKASIDTKTHYVDVSGEPQFMERMQLVYGSAAREAGVFIISACGFDSIPNDLGVIFLQQNFGGTLNSVESYLSGEVPPEHSGGGVVNYGTWESLVHGMSHHNELPALRKKLYPEKLPTYRPKLKPRFVIHRRGGWCLPFPGSDSSVVFRTQRQLHAEGSRPAQVRTYVRLPSLVSALITMFVASVVFLMSKLSFTRSLLLAYPELFSLGAVRRGPSEDAIRNTRFRFELYGEGWSGDSGSPPDKKMTVRVSGVNPGYGATVHALLHSAITILRHRDRMPAQAGVLTPGAAFRNTDLIQRLCDHGLLFEVVRDQ comes from the exons AtgcattcaaatattttatgcttgAGACCATTCATGAGATTGCTTTCTAAATCTGGCGAA ATGTCTCGTTTGGATCTCGTGATATTTGGCGCGACGGGCTTCACGGGGAAGCATGCCGCAATGGAGATGTGCCACATCGTCAAGAAGTATCCTGGCATGAGTTGGGGAGTGGCGGGTCGCTCAGAGGGCAAACTCAACAACTTGCTGAAAGAAGTATCCAAGAAAGTCG ACGAGGACTTGTCGTCGGTGAAGGTGATAACAGCGGAGTTGTCGGACGAGGCCTCTCTCAAGGCGATGACGGCCCAGGCCCGCGTGCTGGTCAACTGTTGCGGGCCTTACTACCTGTACGGGGAGCCTGTCGTCAAGGCCTCTATAGACACCAAGACACACTACGTGGACGTCAGCGGGGAGCCGCAG TTCATGGAGAGAATGCAGCTGGTGTACGGGTCGGCGGCGCGCGAGGCCGGCGTCTTCATTATCAGCGCCTGCGGCTTCGACAGCATCCCCAACGACCTCGGTGTCATCTTCCTGCAGCAAAATTTCGGAG GTACCTTGAACAGCGTGGAGTCCTACCTGTCAGGAGAGGTGCCTCCCGAACACAGCGGGGGCGGAGTCGTCAACTACGGGACCTGGGAGTCGCTTGTACACGG GATGTCGCACCACAACGAGCTGCCGGCGCTCAGGAAGAAACTGTACCCTGAGAAACTACCCACGTACAGACCCAAACTAAAGCCCAG ATTCGTGATCCATCGGCGCGGCGGCTGGTGCCTGCCGTTCCCGGGCTCCGACTCGTCGGTGGTGTTCCGTACACAGAGACAGCTCCATGCCGAGGGTTCGCGCCCGGCCCAGGTCCGCACGTACGTGAGGCTGCCGTCGCTGGTGTCGGCGCTGATCACCATGTTTGTGGCGAGCGTGGTGTTTCTCATGAGCAAGCTGTCCTTCACCCGCTCGTTGCTGCTCGCGTACCCGGAGCTGTTCTCGCTGGGCGCGGTCCGCCGCGGACCCTCCGAGGACGCTATACGGAACACCAGGTTCAGGTTCGAGCTGTACGGAGAGGGATGGAGCGGTGACAGCGGATCCCCGCCGGACAAGAAGATGACTGTCAGG GTGTCGGGAGTCAACCCCGGCTACGGCGCCACGGTCCACGCCCTGCTGCACTCCGCCATCACCATACTCAGGCACAGGGACCGGATGCCGGCGCA GGCGGGCGTGCTGACTCCCGGGGCGGCGTTCCGGAACACAGACCTCATACAGCGACTCTGCGACCACGGCCTGCTGTTCGAGGTCGTCCGCGACCAGTGA